The Candidatus Hydrogenisulfobacillus filiaventi sequence GGTGAGCTCCGCCAACCAGGCGGGGTCGATGGCCCCGGGCCGGCCGGCATCCTCAAGAAAGGCCGCCAGCCACGCGGGGGTGACGTCCCCGAACCCCTTCCCTTCCTCCAGCAGGCGGCCCACCAGGGCGCCCACCAGGTGGTGCGCCTCCCGGAATGGCATCCCGGCCGCGGCCAGCCGGTCGGCCAGGTCGGTCGCGGCGGTAAAGTCGCGGCCCAGCCGGGCCCGGATGCGGGCCCGGTCCACGGTCAGGGTCCGCACCATTCCGGCCAGCACCTCCAGCACCTGATCCATGGTGTCCACCACCTCGAACACCGCCTCCTTGTCCTCCTGGAGGTCGGAGTTGTACGCCAGCGGCAGGCCCTTTAAGGTGGTGAGCAGGCCCAGCAGGTTGCCGTACACCCTCCCCGCCTTGCCCCGCACCAGCTCCGCCACATCGGGGTTGCGTTTCTGGGGCATGATGGAGGAGCCGGTACTGTAGGCGTCATCCACCCGGATATAGCCGAACTCCACCGAGGACCACAGCACCAGCTCCTCGCCCAGCCGGGAAAGGTGCATGGCCGTGATGGCGGCCCAGGCCAGGAACTCCACCAGGTAGTCGCGATCACTGACCGCATCGAGGGAATTGCGGTAGATGCCGTCGAAGCCCAACCGCCGGGCGGTGTCTTCCGGGTCGGTCGGATAGGGGGTACCCGCCAGCGCCCCCGCACCCAGGGGGGAGCGG is a genomic window containing:
- the argH gene encoding argininosuccinate lyase (Evidence 2a : Function from experimental evidences in other organisms; PubMedId : 2989674, 9890879, 11423008; Product type e : enzyme), with protein sequence MSSRSEARNPLFRGGPAPEAQAFTASVRFDWRLLPFDIQGSRAHVAMLAARGILDPDTARRLDEGLAQVLAEAESGRFTPRLEWEDVHMNVEGRLAEILGPVAGTLHTARSRNDQVQVDMLLYMRHVYGRMQERLAGLAGALLQQARAHLDVIIPGYTHMQAAQPVLLAHHWLAYTEMLRRDLGRLDDWARRMNRSPLGAGALAGTPYPTDPEDTARRLGFDGIYRNSLDAVSDRDYLVEFLAWAAITAMHLSRLGEELVLWSSVEFGYIRVDDAYSTGSSIMPQKRNPDVAELVRGKAGRVYGNLLGLLTTLKGLPLAYNSDLQEDKEAVFEVVDTMDQVLEVLAGMVRTLTVDRARIRARLGRDFTAATDLADRLAAAGMPFREAHHLVGALVGRLLEEGKGFGDVTPAWLAAFLEDAGRPGAIDPAWLAELTPERLVAARRQPFATAPERVAERLAEAERFWQGVGPAGGGAARG